A region of the Campylobacter cuniculorum DSM 23162 = LMG 24588 genome:
CAATAAATTTTTCAAATTCATCTCTAAGTTTTTCTTCTTTTAAAAACACTTCTTGCATTTGCTTATCAATTGAGTCTTCATAATCCTCCTTTGGCTTTGTTTTTGCGGTATAATTTTTATTTTTATCAGTATTTTGACTTGAATTAAACCTTGTTTTTTTATGCTCTACTTTTTGTTCTTTGATTAATTCTTTTTTAATTTGCTTCAAACTATCTAAAAAATCCATTATTTTCTACTCTCTCTAATCTTTTTAAGCGTAGCCGCAATCGCTGCAATCACTTCTTCTTTATTATCTTGATGACGATCCTCTGTATTTTCTAAAAGCTCTTTCATATGTGTTTCAATAAAAGAAGTGTCAAAATATCCCCTTCTAAATTCTCTAGTTTTAGTAATGGCAATCAAAAAAGGTATGGTTGTTCTTATATCTGTGATGATGAATTCCTTCAAAGCTCTTTCAAGTTTATTAACCGCTAAATCAAAACTTGTTGCTTTAATGATAAGTTTTGCAAGCAAAGAATCATAAAAAGGCGGGACTTTATAGTCCTTATAAATATGACTATCCACTCTTACAGAGGGTCCTAAAGCAGGGTAATACTCGCCAATTTTACCCGGACTTGGGATAAAATTTTTCCACACATTTTCTGCGGTGATTCTTGCTTCTATCGCAAAACCTCTAGGCTTAATATCGCTTTGCTCTAAATCCAAAATTTCTCCTCCTGCAATACGAATTTGACGCACAATCAAATCAACTCCGGTAATTTCTTCTGTAACAGGGTGCTCAACTTGAATTCTTGTGTTCATTTCCATAAAATAAAAGCGATTGTAATCATCGAGCAAAAATTCCACAGTTCCTACATTAGTATATCCCACAGCTTTAGCTGCTGCAATTGCAGTAACGCCTATGGTCTTTCTAAGATGTTCTGAAATTCCCGGACAAGGAGCAATTTCTATAATCTTTTGATGTCTTCTTTGTATAGAGCAATCCCTTTCACAAAGATGAATGATATTGCCATAATTATCACCTAAAATTTGAAATTCAATATGACGCGGACTGACAACATATTTTTCCATAAAAACTTCATCATTTCCAAAAAAAGTTAAAGCCTCTCTCTTGCAAGAATCTAAAGCATTTTCTAATTCTTCTTGTTTATAAACCACACGAATCCCGCGTCCTCCTCCTCCTCCACTTGCCTTTAAAATCACAGGATAGCCGATTTTTTCTGCAAAAACCTTAATCTCATCTAAGCCATAAGAATTGAGCTTTTCTGTGCCGGGTACAATAGGAATTCCATTGCTTGCCATCAATTTTCTAGCAATATTTTTATTACCCATTTTACGAATGACTTCAGATCTTGGTCCTATGAAAATAATCCCACTATCCTCACAAGCCTTTGCAAATTCATAATTTTCACTCAAAAAACCATATCCCGGATGCACAGCATCCGCACTACAAGCTTTAGCAATCTCTATAATTCTAGCAATATCTAAATATCCTCTTATCGCATCTGTTCCTATTCTATAAGCCTCATCAGCAATCTTTACATGCAAACAATCCCCATCAGGTTCTGTAAAAAGTGCTACGCTTTTAATGTGTAAATCCCTACAAGCTCTAATAATTCTAACAGCGATTTCACCACGATTTGCAATTAAAATTTTGTGTATTTGTATCATAAAACAACCTTAAAAAATTTTTTCAATTTTAGCAAAATTAAGTTTAAAAAATATTAGCATATTTTAAGTATAATAAATTTTTAAAATTTTATTGCAAAAAAAGTTACAAATAATGACAAAATCTAAGAAGTTTATTTTCATAAAAATTTAGGCTCTAAATGGTTGTTGATAAAAAATTATTTTATTTAAGTTCGATTTTAATCACCATAGGCATAGTTTTTTCTTATTCTTTAAGTGCTTTTACTGTGCTTTATTTTGGATACAATGAATTTCATTTTTTTATACGTCAATTATTTTTTGGCGTGAGTGGAATTTTAATTATGTTTTTTATTTCTCAACTCAATCCCGATAAAGAAAGCTCAAAAAAACTCATTTTGGGTGTTTTGATTGTTTCTTTTCTTTGTATTATTGTTCTGCCTTTCTTACCCTCTTCTTTAGCCACAGCAAGTGGGGGTGCAAAACGTTGGATTCGCTTTGGTCCTGTTTCTATCTCTCCGGTTGAATTTTTTAAAATAGGACTGATTTATTTTCTCGCTTGGAGTTATACCAGACGCATTGACGATAGCAAAAAGGTCCTTAAACATGAAATTCTTATTCTTTTGCCTTATTGTATCGTTGCAACCATTGTTATAGGCTATATTTATATCACGCAAAATGACTTAGGACAAAGCGTGATTTCTTTTTTTCTTATTTTTGCTTTAGCTTTTTTTGCTGGTGCAAGTAAAAGACTCTTTGCTTTTGGGACTTTGGTGGTCATGATGATAGGCATTATGGTCATTTTTAGCAATCAAAGAAGAATTCAAAGAATAGCAAACTGGTGGGGCAATATCCAAGATGCCTTTTTACCTCTATTACCCGAATCTTTAGCATCTGTTTTAAGGGTAAGTACAAACAACGAACCTTACCAAATTTCACACTCTCTCAATGCCATAGCACATGGAGGCATGTTTGGCGAGGGACTGGGACTTGGAATTTTTAAATTAGGATTTTTAAGCGAGGTACATACAGATTTTGTGCTTTCAGGAATCACTGAAGAAATTGGGCTTTTTGGGCTTGGAATCATTTGCATAATCTATCTTTGGATGATTTTAAGAATTTTTAGAATCGCTGGACGTTGCGAAAAAAAAGAATATTTTATCTTTTGTTCAGGCATCGCGTTGCTTTTGCTTTTTTCTTTTTTTATGAATGCATTTGGAATCATCTCTTTAACACCCCTTAAAGGAGTTGCTGTGCCACTTTTAAGTTATGGAGGAAGTTCAATGTGGGCAATTTGCATAGGACTTGGCTATGTTTTAATGATTTCTAAAAAGGTGAAATTATGATAGCTCTTACAGGCGGGGGAACCGGCGGACATCTTAGTATTGTTAATTCTTTGTTGCAAAGTGCTTCAAAACAAAATTTAGAATGCATTTATATAGGAAGTGAAAATGGACAGGATAAAAAATGGTTTGAGAATCAAATTCTTTTTAAGGCTCAATATTTTTTAAATTCAACCGGGGTTGTTAATCAAAACAAACTAGGTAAAATCAGAGCTCTAAGCCATATTTTAAAACTTGCTTTTGAATGCAAAAAAATCTTTAAAAATCATAAAATCAAAGCTGTATTTAGCGTAGGTGGATACAGCGCAGCTCCAGCTTCTTTTGGGGCGATTTTAGCAAATATTCCTCTTTTTATTCACGAGCAAAATTCTAAAAAAGGGAGTTTAAACACTCTTTTAAAACCTTTTTCAAAAATTTTTTTTAGTGCCTTTGAAGAAAATTTTTGTCCCTATCCTGTTGATGAAAAATTCTTTCAAAATGCAAGGACACGTGATAAATTAGAAACAATCATTTTTCTAGGAGGCTCTCAAGGAGCAAATTTCATCAATAAACTTGCCCTTGAACTTGCTCCGATTCTTCATCAAAATAAGATAAAAATCATTCATCAATGTGGCAAAAATGACCTTGAATTTTGCAAAAAAAATTATAAAAATTTAGACATTGAAGCTGATGTTTTTGATTTCAGTAAAAATTTAGAATCAAAAATGCAAAAAGCGGATTTAGCTGTGTCAAGAGCTGGAGCAAGCACTCTTTTTGAATTATGTGCTAATGAGCTTCCTAGTATTTTTATCCCTTATCCTTATGCGACTAAAAATCATCAATTTTTCAATGCAAAATTTCTAGAAGATAAAAATTTATGCAAAATTTTTACAGAAAAAGATTTCAATAAAGCCCTATTTTTAGAAAGTATTTTTAAACTTGATTTAAAATTTATCAGTCAAAATTTAAAGGGACAAGTTTCACCAAATGCGGCAGATTTTATGCTTAAGAGACTTAAAGAAGTTGTAAAATTATAACATCAACTCTTCATCTTCCTCCTTGCAAGTCCCATTTGTTCATAAGCATCAATCTCTTTTTTATAAGAATTTGAAATTTTCTTAAGCTCTTTGTTTAAAAAACTTATATTTTCAACACTTGCATTTACATTAGAAGCGAGAGCTGCAATAAATTCAAGTTTGTGTTTGGTTTTTTCATCGAGCTGTTTAGAAGTTTTTGAACCAAGTTTGTGAGTTTGCACAAAAAGTTTGATAAGCTCTTTAAGCTCATTATTGTCTAATCTTGTATTTTTTGCCGATTCTATCATTTTATCTAAATCTGTGCTGAATTTTTTATTTTTGATTTGCGTTTGAGGTTTTGAATGTGATGTTTTATGAGATTTTTTTCCTTCATTAAGAATCAAATACGCAACCACAGCCAAAAAAGATAATAAAAATAAAGCTACAACTAAAATAATCCAAAACATAAATCAAAGCCTACCGACAAATTGAGATTTTCTACGAGCTAAAACACCTAAAAACACCATAATAATAAAACTCCAATACACATAAGATGGGATTTGAGCCGCTTCACCTGCTGCATAAGAATGCATTCCAACTAAAAAATAATTGACTCCAAAATAAGTCATAATGATAGACCAATACGCAAACATAGAGCTTAAAGCAAAATTAAATTGATTAGAATATTTTGGAATCATTCTTATATGCAAAATAGCAGCATAAATGAGTATGCTGATTAATGCCCAAGTTTCTTTAGAGTCCCAACTCCAATATCTTCCCCAGCTTTCATTTGCCCAAATTGCACCTAAAAAATTCCCTATTGTGAGCAAACAAAGTCCTAAAATCATCGCCATTTCATTAATTCTAGTCGCTTCTGTGATATTTCTTAAAATATTTTCATTGTATTTACCTTCCCTTGTAAGAAAACACATAAGGATTAAAACAAAAATTCCAAGCAAGGCACAAAGTCCTAAAAATCCATAACTAGCCGTAATAACAGAGACATGGATACTCAACCAATGAGAATTCAATACAGGCATTAAATTTGTAATTTGCGGATTCATTTCTCCTAAATGTGCGACAAAAAGGACAATACCTGCTAAAATTGAAGTTAAAGAAAGTGCGAGAGGACTTTTTCTTGAAAAGAAAATTCCAGAAAGTGCTAAAGCCCAAGAAATATAAACCATGCTTTCATATGCATTACTCCAAGGTGCGTGGTCTGCAAGATAAGCTCTTAAACAAAGCCCTAAAGTATGGATTAAAAATACCACGATATTAAAGATATAAACGCTTTTAAAAATTAAATTAATCTTAAGCTTAGGATTGAGCATTTTTGCAAGCACCAATACAAAAAGTAAAAAACCTGCAAGCAAATAAACAGATGTGAGTTTAACAAAAATTTGAGCATGATTGATAAAAATTTCAGTCTTAATCTTTGTTTGACTCGGTATAAGCTCATATCCCACCTTGTTTTGATACTCTTTAATAAGCTCTAAAGCACTATCAGCCTTTGTCCAATCCTTGCTTTTTAAAGCTTCATCTACTGCATTAAAATAATTTTGAATCAAAGAAAATACTATTTCTTTTTCTTGACCTTTGAGATTCTCAATCGCACTAAAAGGGGCAAGCCAAGTATTGTTTTTATCGTTTTGAACAGGGATAAAACGAAACAATTCTCCGCTAAAAACAAGATTAACGATATTAGCCCTGTCATCGAGATTAAGCAATTCTTTATCAAAAACCCCTCTGGCATTTGGATTTTTGCGATTAGCATTTTCTACATATTTTTGGAGTTTATATTGTTGTTTTTCCACATCAAAAAAATCTATATAAGAAATATAGTCCTTACTTTCAACCCCTAAAATTTTAGCAATTTCATCGCGAACAGCCTGATTTTTAGGCATCAAAATGATCGGCTCTTTTTGCCAATTTTCTATACCGACCATCATAGAAAGCATAATAGCGTTTGCATCTTGTCCCTTATAACTCATATTTTTATAAAGCTTCTCTAAAACTTCTTTAGCCATGGTATCAAAAGGCACCATTCTGCCACCATTTTTTTGCAAGATAAGAGTGCTAAGCTTTTTAGAATGCTCAGGATTAATTTGTGGTAAAGAATCCGTATGAGCTAAAGCTTGAGAGCTTCCAAATAAAAGAAAAACACCCAAAACAAAACCCGCTGTATTTTTTAATGCATCTTTATTGATAAGTTGAGCTAAAGTTCTAAATCTTGAATGAGGATTTAAAAAATTTAAAAACATTCCAAGACAAAGCAAAAAATAACCTATATAGGTAGGAATTTTACCCGGGTCCTTATTGACAGAAAGTCTTGTCCCTAACTCATCTTGATCATAAGAGCTTTGATAAAACCTATATCCTTCATAATCTAAAACATTATTCATAAAAATCCTATAATTAAATTCTTTATCCTTATTTTTCACAATGACCTCACTTGCATAAGAAGCCGCGGACATAGACCCCGGATAACGATCAAGTACAAAATCTTTTAAATAAATTTCAAAGGGTAATTCCCTATAAGAAATATTCCAAGAAATAAAAAATTTCTGTCCTCCAAGCACAATTGAAACAGGTTTTGAATACTCAAAAATATAAAAATCTTGCTTTTCATCTTTATAAGAAAGTTCAAGCTTTAAAGCATTTTGTCCCTTAAGTTCTAAGGGTTGATAGCTCGTACTCATTGCAAAATCCTTTAAATTTAAAAGCGTTGAATTTTTCCAATTTTGAGGCTCGCCAAAACTTGAAATTAACAAAGTTCTCATCAATTCAAGCCAAGAAGCTTTAAACCAAAGCCAAAAATTTTCATCTTGCGGTCTATTTTTACCCTCTATACTTTCTTTAGCGTGTAAAGAAACAAATTTAACAACAAAATTAAGATCTTTAAGTTCGTAAAGTCTTCTTTGTTTGCTGTCTGCTTTTTCATTAG
Encoded here:
- a CDS encoding UDP-N-acetylglucosamine--N-acetylmuramyl-(pentapeptide) pyrophosphoryl-undecaprenol N-acetylglucosamine transferase, which encodes MMIALTGGGTGGHLSIVNSLLQSASKQNLECIYIGSENGQDKKWFENQILFKAQYFLNSTGVVNQNKLGKIRALSHILKLAFECKKIFKNHKIKAVFSVGGYSAAPASFGAILANIPLFIHEQNSKKGSLNTLLKPFSKIFFSAFEENFCPYPVDEKFFQNARTRDKLETIIFLGGSQGANFINKLALELAPILHQNKIKIIHQCGKNDLEFCKKNYKNLDIEADVFDFSKNLESKMQKADLAVSRAGASTLFELCANELPSIFIPYPYATKNHQFFNAKFLEDKNLCKIFTEKDFNKALFLESIFKLDLKFISQNLKGQVSPNAADFMLKRLKEVVKL
- a CDS encoding acetyl-CoA carboxylase subunit A; this encodes MIQIHKILIANRGEIAVRIIRACRDLHIKSVALFTEPDGDCLHVKIADEAYRIGTDAIRGYLDIARIIEIAKACSADAVHPGYGFLSENYEFAKACEDSGIIFIGPRSEVIRKMGNKNIARKLMASNGIPIVPGTEKLNSYGLDEIKVFAEKIGYPVILKASGGGGGRGIRVVYKQEELENALDSCKREALTFFGNDEVFMEKYVVSPRHIEFQILGDNYGNIIHLCERDCSIQRRHQKIIEIAPCPGISEHLRKTIGVTAIAAAKAVGYTNVGTVEFLLDDYNRFYFMEMNTRIQVEHPVTEEITGVDLIVRQIRIAGGEILDLEQSDIKPRGFAIEARITAENVWKNFIPSPGKIGEYYPALGPSVRVDSHIYKDYKVPPFYDSLLAKLIIKATSFDLAVNKLERALKEFIITDIRTTIPFLIAITKTREFRRGYFDTSFIETHMKELLENTEDRHQDNKEEVIAAIAATLKKIRESRK
- the ccsA gene encoding cytochrome c biogenesis protein, coding for MKSIVKSIGDLRISIVLFLLFALACALATFIESAYKTPTAWAMVYGTAWFGYIQLLLGINLLCGMFRYKMFGLKKLPLMIFHFSFLLILLGAAMTRYGGFEGFINIRENESSSLVESSKSFLRISAVKDGELYSVAMDKDIAVLPFVNSFDLSLNLGNDKAQLKYKDLILDANYAFNEDQNGEALLVLMLSQNGQQGEEIEFKKGEIKKINGVNFAFLNDETQTKIKAPFVKINENLELSSSEDLKFLSMQDGVNSLLKANEKADSKQRRLYELKDLNFVVKFVSLHAKESIEGKNRPQDENFWLWFKASWLELMRTLLISSFGEPQNWKNSTLLNLKDFAMSTSYQPLELKGQNALKLELSYKDEKQDFYIFEYSKPVSIVLGGQKFFISWNISYRELPFEIYLKDFVLDRYPGSMSAASYASEVIVKNKDKEFNYRIFMNNVLDYEGYRFYQSSYDQDELGTRLSVNKDPGKIPTYIGYFLLCLGMFLNFLNPHSRFRTLAQLINKDALKNTAGFVLGVFLLFGSSQALAHTDSLPQINPEHSKKLSTLILQKNGGRMVPFDTMAKEVLEKLYKNMSYKGQDANAIMLSMMVGIENWQKEPIILMPKNQAVRDEIAKILGVESKDYISYIDFFDVEKQQYKLQKYVENANRKNPNARGVFDKELLNLDDRANIVNLVFSGELFRFIPVQNDKNNTWLAPFSAIENLKGQEKEIVFSLIQNYFNAVDEALKSKDWTKADSALELIKEYQNKVGYELIPSQTKIKTEIFINHAQIFVKLTSVYLLAGFLLFVLVLAKMLNPKLKINLIFKSVYIFNIVVFLIHTLGLCLRAYLADHAPWSNAYESMVYISWALALSGIFFSRKSPLALSLTSILAGIVLFVAHLGEMNPQITNLMPVLNSHWLSIHVSVITASYGFLGLCALLGIFVLILMCFLTREGKYNENILRNITEATRINEMAMILGLCLLTIGNFLGAIWANESWGRYWSWDSKETWALISILIYAAILHIRMIPKYSNQFNFALSSMFAYWSIIMTYFGVNYFLVGMHSYAAGEAAQIPSYVYWSFIIMVFLGVLARRKSQFVGRL
- the ftsW gene encoding putative lipid II flippase FtsW, whose translation is MVVDKKLFYLSSILITIGIVFSYSLSAFTVLYFGYNEFHFFIRQLFFGVSGILIMFFISQLNPDKESSKKLILGVLIVSFLCIIVLPFLPSSLATASGGAKRWIRFGPVSISPVEFFKIGLIYFLAWSYTRRIDDSKKVLKHEILILLPYCIVATIVIGYIYITQNDLGQSVISFFLIFALAFFAGASKRLFAFGTLVVMMIGIMVIFSNQRRIQRIANWWGNIQDAFLPLLPESLASVLRVSTNNEPYQISHSLNAIAHGGMFGEGLGLGIFKLGFLSEVHTDFVLSGITEEIGLFGLGIICIIYLWMILRIFRIAGRCEKKEYFIFCSGIALLLLFSFFMNAFGIISLTPLKGVAVPLLSYGGSSMWAICIGLGYVLMISKKVKL